The following DNA comes from Candidatus Methylacidiphilum fumarolicum.
TTCTAAAATAAAAATTATTAAAATAATTTTTTTATCAGATTCATTAAAATATTTTATGGACTATCTAGACTTCCATAACTTAAGGGATAGGTGATTATTCCCCAAGGCATTTTTATTCCTTCAATCTTGGCTAATTCTTTGTAATTGTCCGCATCGAAAATGTAGAGAGCATCAGATCGGCCACTAGCAACTAAGATTTTTTTTCCATCTGGACTAAAAGTAAAATGCCAGCTTCGCAAACCTACAGGAGCTTCCGCCAAAAGCTTCAGATTTTGGGAATCGAACACTTGAAGTTTTCTATCCCGGAAAGCAAGTAGCAAAAGCCTTTTGCCTGATGGATCGAAGGCCACTCCATAAGGACCAGAAGCGGTGGTCGTAGTTTTAAGAAGAGAAAAATTCTTGTCGAACAAAGCTAAGGTATTGCTGTTTTCAAAAGTCACCGCATAGATTTCCTCTTGAGGCGCCCTCTTTAAACCTCGAGGTCTTGTGCCAATTTTTTGAAGATCTATCCGGCGGATTTCCCGTCGCGTTTCAATATCATAAAGGCCAATGGAATTTTCTCCCTCATTGGCAACCAAGAGTTTAGATCCATCTTGAGAAAACTCTATGGCTTCAGTTTCGTTTCCCCCGGAAAACTCATTGTCTATCCTTTCTTTTTGGATATCAATTTGAGCAATTTTTGCTCCTATAGGGCTTGATGACTTTAAAAGATCTGGCTCATAGGAAACAAAGAGGAATTTTCTTTCTGGATGTAATCGCAAAAATTCAGGATTTTGTCCAAGCCGTATCGCTTTTTTTATTTTTCCATTGTTCGCATCCAGAATTAGCAAGGATTGAGTCGATTTGTCAGCGACAAAAAGGGTTTTCCCTTCTTTGTCAATACCAATACCCCTAAGCATGCTACCGGGAAGTGCAATCGTCATGAGTTTTTCATTTTTCTCAATATCAATAATGGCAATCCCTCCTTCACAGCTAACATAGGCTAAAGGATGAACGCTAGCTCTTACGGAGGAAAAACAAATCAACGCAGAAAAAATAATAACCAAAAAGAAGACCCACAAATGGATCAAAAGAGTGGAGAATGATAAGATCTTAAATTTCAAGAGAAAGAAATTAAAAAAACCGTTTTTTTGAATACTCATTGAAAAAAAAATAAAAAATTTATTTAGATTGTCGTGCTTCTGAGTTACATTAAAATAATCAATGTAGAAAAATCTAAAAAATTGAAATTGCATTTCAATAAAAAATTGCAATTGAATGAGAAAAAAATAATTTATTAATTTCATTTAAAATAGGAGGACTCATGAATTGGGAAAAACCTGCATTCGAAGAGATGAATCTCTGCATGGAAGTGACAGCCTACGCGTTTGTTGCTGAGAATTAATCTTCGATGAGTTAAAAAGCTTCCACAAAGGGCAAAGGCAATTCTGTCTTTGCCCTTTGTGCTCCAATATGGAAGTCATAGTTTTAGGTTCGGGAGCGGGTGGAGGGATTCCACAATGGA
Coding sequences within:
- a CDS encoding beta-propeller fold lactonase family protein, which translates into the protein MSIQKNGFFNFFLLKFKILSFSTLLIHLWVFFLVIIFSALICFSSVRASVHPLAYVSCEGGIAIIDIEKNEKLMTIALPGSMLRGIGIDKEGKTLFVADKSTQSLLILDANNGKIKKAIRLGQNPEFLRLHPERKFLFVSYEPDLLKSSSPIGAKIAQIDIQKERIDNEFSGGNETEAIEFSQDGSKLLVANEGENSIGLYDIETRREIRRIDLQKIGTRPRGLKRAPQEEIYAVTFENSNTLALFDKNFSLLKTTTTASGPYGVAFDPSGKRLLLLAFRDRKLQVFDSQNLKLLAEAPVGLRSWHFTFSPDGKKILVASGRSDALYIFDADNYKELAKIEGIKMPWGIITYPLSYGSLDSP
- the pqqA gene encoding pyrroloquinoline quinone precursor peptide PqqA, with amino-acid sequence MNWEKPAFEEMNLCMEVTAYAFVAEN